A single region of the Fusarium fujikuroi IMI 58289 draft genome, chromosome FFUJ_chr05 genome encodes:
- a CDS encoding probable kinesin, whose protein sequence is MPPAGGGNIKVVVRCRPFNSREIERGAKCIVEMKGNQTVVTAPEGKGVKDGGPKAFAFDRSYWSFNKDDPNYAGQSNLFDDLGQPLLDNAFQGYNNCIFAYGQTGSGKSYSMMGYGKEIGIVPLICQDMFKRIDELKKDKTTKCTVEVSYLEIYNERVRDLLNPSTKGNLKVREHPSTGPYVEDLAKLAVNEFQEIEHLMDEGNKARTVAATNMNQTSSRSHAVFTLMLTQKKYDADTKMEMEKVAKISLVDLAGSERATSTGATGARLKEGAEINRSLSTLGRVIAALADLSTGGKKKKGTGQVPYRDSVLTWLLKDSLGGNSMTAMIAAVSPADINFDETLSTLRYADSAKRIKNHAVVNEDANARMIRELKEELSLLRSKLGNGPVPGGAAGGGLVTGETYPEGTPLDQQMVSITGSDGVLKKVSKAEIAEQLSQSEKLLTDLNQTWEEKLLKTEEIHKEREAALEELGVSIEKGFVGLHTPKKMPHLVNLSDDPLLAECLVYNLKPGTTTVGNVDTNADHQANIRLNGSRILHDHCTFENAPDGTVTLTPSEGASVMINGKRITEPSQLHSGYRVILGDFHIFRFNHPMEARAERAEVPERPQSLLRHSITASQLQALDRGSPSPSPRPGHERSFSRVSEFGDISRPESPSIFQRSGRESDWSLARREAAGAILGSDQNLTSLTDEELNALFEDVQRARAERVNGREDGDDSESSYPIRDKYLSNGTMDNFSLDTALTMPSTPKQGEPDDRLKEVREELQNKLEKQKEEYQDQLKSAEAANVEIEEIKQEKVKMEAALKELKEDMQKQLNQQRKQFEEKIEKMDPLKMPKKSPTLSEEEIEMAKKTVKTWRGRHFVKMAEAVLQNASILKEAQVMSHELDEHVVFQFAAVDVGHVLCSSYDMVLNGLTGEGDDVALEEAHKPCIGIRVVDYKHSVVHLWSLEKLHDRVRQMRQMHQYLDQPEYAQHLSLDNPFVETCMPSYTLVGEVDVPLKAVFECRVQDSTLDVLSPYTSHVVGIIKLSLEPSHARAPTNTLKFNVVMHELVGFAEREGTEVHAQLFIPGISEEDGITTTQMIKDFDEGPIRFESVHSMSIPLFAPQDVTLRVAIFAKVSTMHLDKLLSWDDMRDAVPLREDKARASRINESQFYTQEKHDLLSRIQIMELNENGEYGAVEVTQTSELDTGTFQLHQGLQRRIGINISHSSGDALPWSGVTAVRVGKIRLVDSAGKTPDMGANEPDISLKLSQSPIFRENANGTKSLTIYAQWDSSLHNSLLLDRVTQDKYRVQMTISWEISSEKLAEPMKFSQKVCVQILSRTFVRQTSMFSALWQNVRFVRSSTGIFTLAMRPAPVKKVGDLWRLNSQHDYVKGEEDLTSWTPRGVSLVSDFLTARKKKRRAADMSVTESVLAKLGLDGVNTLPEKKEPEPEPSPELKPIIPSDDDLLNDTPETSQTPSHDDEEPPPADESQPQLSKEAQQPETDLSNPEQPEIRESHVDEQGKPVKEEPENEYTEEATSEKPEATEVEEEETITVEEPLLKPEYDEDQTYLLTKCLKLWKKYPDPSNNILSPTNMAPPTDGLMTDGPAQPTLIATVIRVPKNPKVLKGGYLMIPNSDSTRWVKRFVELRRPYLHLHSATDGDEVGLISLRNSRIDSQPGVLGLLQGPDDSGVQGQDGGTDFTPGHRRTASGRVISTIWTGSGPGASSGGPGLQRLPERMQSAVFAIYGTDNTWLFAARSERDKMDWIFRIDQTYMSSNDSVPGSGMASPYPGSDF, encoded by the exons ATGCCGCCAGCGGGCGGAGGAAATATTaaggtggtggtgagatGTCGACCTTTCAATAGTAGAG AAATCGAAAGAGGTGCAAAATGTATCGTGGAGATGAAAGGGAACCAGACGGTGGTCACCGCACCTGAAGGGAAAGGCGTGAAAGATGGAGGACCAAAAGCCTTTGCATTCGATCGTTCGTACTGGTCATTCAACAAAGACGACCCCAACTACGCCGGCCAATCGAACCTTTTCGACGATCTCGGACAGCCCCTTCTCGACAATGCATTCCAAGGCTACAACAACTGTATCTTCGCCTATGGCCAAACTGGTTCAGGAAAATCATATTCTATGATGGGCTATGGGAAGGAAATAGGGATCGTTCCCTTGATTTGCCAGGATATGTTCAAAAGGATCGATGAGCTAAAGAAGGATAAAACAACGAAATGCACAGTCGAAGTCTCTTATCTCGAGATCTACAACGAACGTGTCCGAGATCTACTCAACCCATCGACCAAAGGAAACCTCAAAGTCCGAGAACATCCCTCCACAGGTCCCTATGTGGAGGATCTTGCTAAGCTTGCAGTCAACGAATTTCAGGAAATTGAACATCTCATGGATGAAGGAAACAAGGCCCGAACGGTCGCCGCAACCAATATGAACCAAACATCAAGTCGAAGTCACGCCGTCTTCACCCTGATGTTGACACAGAAGAAATACGATGCTGACacaaagatggagatggaaaagGTCGCTAAGATCAGTCTGGTGGATTTGGCAGGTTCTGAACGAGCGACATCAACTGGAGCCACTGGCGCGAGGCTGAAAGAGGGCGCTGAGATCAACCGATCCTTGTCGACATTGGGTCGCGTCATTGCTGCTTTGGCTGACCTGTCAACCGgtggcaagaagaaaaaaggcaCTGGTCAAGTACCTTATCGAGACAGTGTCCTGACGTGGTTGTTGAAAGATTCACTAGGTGGTAACAGTATGACAGCAATGATTGCCGCCGTCAGTCCGGCTGATATCAATTTTGATGAAACGCTCAGTACTCTCCGATATGCCGACTCCGCTAAGCGAATCAAGAACCACGCTGTTGTCAACGAGGATGCTAATGCCCGTATGATCAGAGAATTGAAGGAGGAGTTATCGCTATTAAGAAGCAAACTTGGGAATGGTCCTGTTCCTGGTGGAGCTGCCGGGGGTGGACTTGTCACCGGAGAGACTTATCCTGAAGGCACACCCCTAGATCAGCAGATGGTCAGCATCACTGGCTCGGACGGTGTTCTGAAGAAGGTCTCAAAGGCAGAGATCGCGGAACAGCTGAGCCAGAGTGAGAAGCTACTTACGGATCTAAATCAGACATGGGAGGAGAAACTGTTGAAAACTGAGGAAATTCACAAAGAACGTGAAGCGGCCCTCGAAGAACTTGGTGTCAGTATTGAGAAAGGTTTCGTTGGCCTGCATACGCCGAAGAAGATGCCGCATTTGGTCAACTTGTCCGATGATCCGCTTCTGGCCGAGTGCCTGGTCTACAACCTCAAGCCGGGTACCACAACAGTCGGTAATGTCGATACCAACGCCGATCATCAAGCGAATATCCGACTCAACGGATCCAGGATATTGCACGATCATTGCACTTTTGAAAATGCTCCCGATGGCACTGTGACTCTCACCCCCAGTGAAGGTGCTTCGGTCATGATCAACGGAAAGCGTATCACCGAGCCATCACAGCTTCATTCTGGTTATCGTGTCATTCTGGGTGATTTCCATATTTTCCGATTTAATCACCCTATGGAGGCGAGAGCAGAGCGGGCTGAGGTACCAGAGAGACCACAGAGCTTACTTCGACACTCCATCACAGCTAGTCAGCTCCAGGCACTGGATCGAGGCTCACCCTCGCCAAGTCCCCGACCCGGCCACGAAAGATCATTTAGTAGGGTCTCCGAATTTGGCGACATCTCGAGACCAGAGTCTCCATCAATATTCCAGAGAAGTGGCAGGGAATCGGACTGGTCGCTTGCAAGACGAGAAGCCGCTGGTGCAATTCTTGGATCCGATCAAAATCTCACCAGTCTTACTGACGAGGAGCTCAATGCTTTATTTGAGGATGTGCAGAGGGCAAGGGCGGAACGAGTGAATGGTCGCGAGGATGGGGACGATTCGGAGTCTTCTTACCCGATCAGGGATAAGTACCTATCGAACGGCACGATGGATAACTTCTCGTTGGATACCGCTTTGACAATGCCCTCAACTCCAAAACAAGGAGAGCCCGACGATAGATTGAAAGAGGTCCGCGAGGAATTGCAAAACAAATTGGAGAAacagaaagaagaataccAAGATCAACTAAAGAGCGCTGAGGCTGCCAACGTCGAGATTGAAGAAATCAAAcaggagaaggtcaagatggaGGCGGCGTTGAAGGAGTTAAAGGAAGACATGCAGAAACAGCTAAACCAACAACGGAAGCAATTCGAAGAGAAAATCGAAAAGATGGATCCCCTTAAGATGCCAAAGAAGAGCCCCACCCtctcagaagaagagattgagatggCAAAGAAGACTGTCAAGACTTGGCGAGGCCGACATTTTGTGAAGATGGCTGAGGCGGTGTTGCAAAACGCATCCATTCTCAAAGAAGCTCAGGTCATGAGCCACGAACTTGACGAGCACGTCGTTTTCCAATTTGCGGCGGTAGACGTCGGTCATGTCTTGTGCTCGTCCTATGATATGGTGCTCAATGGACTTACTGGTGAGGGCGATGATGTGGCGCTGGAAGAAGCTCACAAGCCGTGCATTGGCATTCGTGTGGTTGATTATAAGCACAGCGTGGTTCATTTATGGAGTTTGGAGAAACTACATGATCGCGTAAGGCAGATGCGGCAGATGCACCAGTATCTTGACCAGCCGGAATATGCACAGCACCTCAGTCTCGATAACCCGTTTGTTGAGACATGTATGCCGTCATACACTCTTGTGGGTGAGGTTGACGTGCCACTGAAGGCAGTTTTCGAGTGCCGGGTTCAAGATTCCACTCTCGATGTCTTATCGCCTTACACATCACATGTTGTCGGTATCATCAAGCTTTCCCTTGAACCATCACATGCTCGTGCACCAACAAACACCCTCAAGTTCAATGTTGTCATGCACGAGCTCGTGGGGTTTGCTGAACGAGAAGGCACAGAAGTCCACGCACAGCTCTTCATCCCAGGCATTtctgaggaggatggcaTTACCACGACCCAAATGATCAAAGACTTTGATGAAGGACCAATTCGCTTTGAGAGTGTTCATAGCATGAGCATTCCCCTGTTTGCCCCCCAAGATGTCACCTTGAGAGTCGCCATCTTCGCCAAGGTCTCCACGATGCATCTGGATAAGCTGCTCAGCTGGGATGACATGCGAGATGCTGTGCCTTTAAGAGAAGATAAAGCCAGAGCATCCCGAATCAATGAATCGCAGTTCTACACCCAAGAGAAGCACGATCTACTCTCCCGGATCCAAATCATGGAATTGAACGAGAATGGCGAATATGGCGCTGTTGAAGTCACACAAACCAGCGAGCTTGACACGGGGACTTTCCAACTTCATCAGGGCTTGCAGCGGAGAATCGGCATTAATATCTCTCACAGTTCTGGCGATGCTCTTCCATGGAGTGGCGTCACTGCTGTTCGCGTTGGAAAGATCAGACTTGTTGATTCGGCTGGGAAGACACCTGACATGGGAGCCAATGAACCTGATATCTCTCTGAAATTGTCCCAGAGCCCGATCTTTCGCGAGAATGCCAACGGTACTAAAAGCCTTACAATCTACGCTCAGTGGGATTCCAGCTTGCACAACTCACTACTGCTTGATCGAGTGACACAGGATAAGTATCGAGTTCAAATGACAATCTCATGGGAGATCAGCTCTGAGAAGCTGGCTGAGCCTATGAAGTTCTCGCAAAAGGTTTGCGTCCAGATTCTGTCAAGAACTTTCGTGCGGCAGACCTCAATGTTCTCGGCACTCTGGCAGAACGTTCGCTTCGTGCGCTCATCGACTGGCATCTTCACTCTTGCCATGCGTCCTGCTCCCGTTAAGAAAGTCGGCGACCTGTGGAGGCTAAATAGCCAGCATGACTACGTCAAAGGCGAGGAAGACCTAACAAGCTGGACACCTCGAGGGGTGTCGCTGGTCAGCGATTTTCTCACGGCTCgtaagaagaaaagacgcGCCGCAGATATGTCAGTCACGGAGTCTGTCTTAGCTAAACTTGGTTTGGACGGAGTAAATACCCTACCTGAGAAAAAAGAACCCGAGCCTGAACCTTCCCCAGAGCTAAAGCCAATCATTCCAAGCGACGATGACCTGCTTAATGATACACCAGAAACTTCACAGACTCCTTCtcacgatgacgaggagccACCTCCTGCAGACGAATCTCAACCACAACTCTCCAAGGAAGCACAGCAACCTGAGACGGATCTCTCTAACCCGGAGCAGCCTGAAATAAGAGAGTCCCACGTCGATGAACAGGGCAAGCCTGTCAAAGAAGAGCCAGAGAATGAATATACAGAAGAAGCCACATCGGAGAAACCAGAAGCTACGGAagtcgaggaagaagaaacaattACTGTGGAAGAGCCACTGCTCAAACCCGAGTATGATGAAGACCAGACCTATCTTTTGACAAAATGCCTGAAGTTATGGAAGAAGTATCCTGATCCATCCAACAACATCCTCAGCCCGACCAACATGGCACCTCCAACAGACGGTCTGATGACAGACGGCCCAGCGCAGCCGACACTTATCGCAACAGTTATCCGAGTACCAAAGAACCCCAAAGTCCTAAAAGGCGGGTACCTGATGATTCCGAACAGCGACTCAACTCGTTGGGTCAAAAGATTCGTCGAGCTGCGGCGACCGTACCTTCATTTGCATTCTGCAACTGACGGTGACGAGGTTGGGCTCATAAGTTTGAGGAACTCTCGTATAGACAGTCAGCCTGGGGTATTGGGCCTGCTTCAGGGCCCCGATGATTCTGGAGTGCAAGGCCAGGATGGGGGAACTGATTTCACACCAGGACATCGACGAACTGCTTCGGGCCGTGTTATCTCTACTATATGGACAGGCAGTGGACCTGGTGCCTCATCAGGAGGGCCAGGCCTTCAGCGACTACCAGAGCGGATGCAGTCCGCAGTGTTTGCTATTTATGGGACAGACAACACTTGGCTATTCGCAGCACGGAGCGAGCGTGACAAGATGGACTGGATCTTCCGAATCGATCAAACATACATGTCAAGCAATGACAGCGTCCCCGGAAGTGGGATGGCCAGCCCCTACCCCGGAAGCGATTTCTAG